A part of Helicobacter himalayensis genomic DNA contains:
- the efp gene encoding elongation factor P: protein MAIGMSELKKGLKIEIDKIPYRIVEYQHVKPGKGAAFVRAKIKSFLDGKVIEKTFHAGDKCDEPNLQEKTMQYLYHDGETYQFMDNETYEQVALSEAQVGDAGKWIIDGVSVQVLFHNDKAISVDAPQVVELKIIETAPNFKGDTSSAGKKPATLETGAVVQIPFHVLEGETIRVNTETGEYLEKVK, encoded by the coding sequence ATGGCTATCGGTATGAGTGAATTAAAAAAAGGCTTAAAAATAGAAATTGACAAGATTCCTTATAGAATCGTAGAGTATCAACATGTAAAACCCGGCAAGGGAGCGGCTTTCGTGCGCGCGAAAATCAAGTCATTTTTAGATGGCAAGGTGATTGAGAAAACTTTCCACGCAGGCGATAAGTGCGATGAGCCAAACTTGCAAGAAAAAACAATGCAATACCTCTACCACGACGGCGAAACCTATCAATTTATGGACAATGAAACTTATGAGCAAGTCGCACTTAGCGAGGCACAAGTAGGAGATGCAGGAAAATGGATCATCGATGGCGTGAGCGTGCAGGTGCTTTTCCACAATGATAAGGCGATTTCTGTGGATGCACCACAAGTTGTCGAACTAAAAATCATTGAAACTGCGCCAAACTTCAAAGGCGACACTTCATCAGCTGGTAAAAAACCAGCTACACTTGAAACTGGTGCAGTGGTGCAAATCCCTTTCCATGTATTAGAAGGCGAGACAATCCGCGTTAATACCGAAACTGGGGAATATTTAGAAAAAGTAAAATAA
- a CDS encoding class I SAM-dependent methyltransferase, giving the protein MTINLQDKPLTPDERVGVQALLDSQNPAISDDLEQIWYLMDKVWDEMGCDNKNLDWDKIALYYKHPIWLLNGLFVESHKLSISVRKAIARYIAQKGFKRICDYGGGFGTLAKEIALACPDSQIDIYEPFPSEYGKHCIAQFSNIHFVSELKTDTYDCLVSTDVLEHVDNVLECFEGMLDSVKIGGEALIGNCFYPVIKCHLPKNFHYRYTFKYFARAMGVRFDGMIENTGYVEAYIKMQKADSKSFKIVIGGGGKQTTLCANWVA; this is encoded by the coding sequence ATGACAATCAACCTACAAGACAAACCACTAACGCCCGATGAGCGCGTGGGCGTGCAAGCCCTGCTAGATTCTCAAAATCCTGCAATAAGCGATGATTTGGAGCAAATTTGGTATTTGATGGATAAAGTTTGGGACGAGATGGGTTGCGACAATAAAAACCTAGATTGGGATAAAATCGCGCTGTATTATAAGCACCCGATATGGCTACTCAATGGGCTTTTTGTAGAATCTCATAAGCTGTCAATATCCGTTAGAAAAGCCATCGCACGCTATATCGCGCAAAAGGGTTTTAAACGCATTTGTGATTATGGTGGTGGGTTTGGCACACTTGCAAAAGAAATTGCCCTAGCCTGCCCAGATTCACAAATTGATATTTATGAGCCATTTCCTAGTGAATACGGCAAGCATTGCATAGCGCAATTTTCAAATATCCATTTTGTAAGCGAGCTTAAGACAGATACTTATGACTGCCTTGTTTCAACTGATGTGCTAGAGCACGTGGATAATGTGCTGGAGTGCTTTGAAGGTATGCTAGATTCTGTAAAAATTGGTGGTGAAGCGCTTATTGGCAATTGCTTTTACCCCGTGATTAAATGCCATTTGCCCAAAAATTTTCACTATCGCTATACTTTCAAATATTTTGCGCGCGCGATGGGCGTGAGATTTGATGGAATGATAGAAAACACAGGCTATGTGGAAGCATACATCAAAATGCAAAAAGCAGATTCTAAAAGCTTTAAAATCGTAATTGGGGGGGGGGGCAAGCAAACTACTCTTTGTGCTAATTGGGTTGCTTGA
- a CDS encoding glycosyltransferase family 9 protein, with translation MSLRILCGKICEKKDLENLFTSLQANRTQDFIIFAPKNLLNTITKPPHAHIILQDSTQAQIEHIDFLYLPDSAQIESAIKVQIPYFSDIKSPNPIKQILKAIKNLCEDMLDFTALCLAKILTKLSVIFKKSKNQKRKLAILRTDAIGDYLLFRNFLPYFYGRFGKITLIGNTAYSELALSFDKQYLEEFIPLDIRRFSRNPLYRFQSVYKIAHLEFETAINPIFSRDKTSEKITKIIRARQKYAPKGDLNNLNAKDYARFAKNYTLLTSCKEGVMFEFERNAEFATALLGKTIFPPLTLELGDYALQEFECFNLPKPYVVLFIGASASWRKWDIKKFYEVGLWHLSKGFHVVICGGKEDSQNGENLANMLNTQSDATKQTKGFRAFNLCGKTTLCALARVVYNGNHLVSNETSCAHLAATLRHDISIYVVSNGNHLYRFTPYPCRVRGKYYGIYHPIIDKNLCAYAFLSNYMQNPSRLDINQITSQRVIEVIENTLDS, from the coding sequence ACCCCCGCACGCTCATATAATCTTGCAAGATTCCACGCAAGCACAAATAGAACATATTGATTTTCTCTACTTGCCAGATAGCGCGCAGATAGAATCCGCCATAAAAGTGCAAATCCCCTACTTTAGCGATATTAAAAGCCCAAATCCCATAAAGCAGATTCTAAAGGCGATTAAAAATCTCTGTGAAGATATGTTAGATTTTACCGCGCTTTGCTTGGCTAAGATTCTCACAAAGCTTTCAGTAATTTTTAAAAAGTCCAAAAACCAAAAGCGTAAGCTTGCTATTCTCCGCACTGACGCAATTGGGGATTATTTGCTATTTCGTAATTTTTTGCCCTACTTTTATGGGCGTTTTGGCAAAATCACGCTTATTGGGAATACCGCTTACAGCGAACTTGCACTAAGTTTTGATAAGCAATATTTGGAGGAATTTATCCCACTTGATATAAGGCGCTTTTCACGCAATCCACTCTATCGCTTTCAAAGCGTCTATAAAATTGCGCACTTAGAGTTTGAAACTGCGATTAATCCGATTTTTAGCCGCGATAAAACAAGTGAAAAGATTACGAAAATAATACGCGCGCGCCAAAAATACGCCCCAAAAGGTGATTTAAACAACCTCAACGCAAAGGATTATGCGCGTTTTGCCAAAAACTACACTTTGCTGACATCGTGCAAAGAAGGTGTTATGTTTGAGTTTGAGCGCAATGCCGAATTTGCAACTGCGCTTTTAGGCAAAACTATATTCCCACCGCTCACGCTGGAGCTTGGAGATTACGCGTTGCAAGAATTTGAGTGCTTCAATCTTCCAAAGCCTTATGTAGTGCTTTTCATCGGAGCAAGTGCTTCTTGGCGCAAATGGGATATAAAAAAATTTTACGAAGTTGGTTTGTGGCACTTGTCAAAAGGTTTTCATGTGGTGATTTGCGGAGGAAAGGAGGATTCTCAAAATGGTGAGAATCTAGCAAATATGCTAAACACACAAAGCGACGCTACAAAGCAAACTAAAGGTTTTCGCGCCTTTAATCTCTGCGGAAAAACAACTCTTTGCGCGTTAGCGCGAGTCGTGTATAACGGCAATCATCTAGTGAGCAATGAGACTTCATGTGCGCATCTTGCCGCAACGCTTAGACACGACATAAGTATTTATGTCGTGTCTAACGGCAATCATCTCTATAGATTTACCCCCTACCCTTGTAGGGTAAGGGGTAAATACTATGGAATCTATCACCCAATTATCGACAAAAATCTATGCGCGTATGCGTTTCTCTCAAACTATATGCAAAATCCAAGTCGCCTTGACATTAACCAAATCACATCACAAAGAGTGATTGAGGTTATTGAAAACACGCTAGATTCTTAA